Proteins from one Leptonema illini DSM 21528 genomic window:
- a CDS encoding neutral/alkaline ceramidase, giving the protein MKKTILRSKCMALVALVMLVSCGKKDSDGSLLLPLTDSIADTPEANLQAMSLQSGEPLYLIGAGLYDITGPAAEVGMMGFAETDQKTEGIYMRLWSRAFVIGDGAKRVVFVSADLGMIFQSVKQGVSRKIAADPDLAPYYNEANVLLSATHTHSGPGGYSHYFMYNVTTMGFIRENYEVIVDGIYRSIKLAHQNVAPGRIFVNQGDLANASMNRSPIAYENNPASERSQYASNVDTKMTLLRLQRQNGTDIGMINWFAVHPTSVGPTNKLIGGDNKGLASYFFEKDGGTSYTADSTFVAAFAQSNAGDVSPNLWGPADGVHDYERENIIADRQYDKARELFDTATVRLEGPIDFRHKHVNMYNTFVDSVGKSTCKAAMGASFSAGSTEDNAVSLDLFDEGVTVDSVEWNENSRNAFLHSFLSGFLSIAWPSTLDPAYVACHEKKPILIPTGEASFDGNPWTPPIIPFQIVQIGQLKIAAVPAEITTMAGRRLRNAVKRNADDIVVVAGLSNAYTSYVTTPEEYALQHYEGASTQFGPNTLPAYEQEFAKLADSLQAGTSVSPGPVPPDLTDYQTTLQTGVVFDDVPWFKNFGDIVEQPATSYNRGAIAKAVFWGGHPKNDPLIRSSYGDIERLVNGQWITVLRDNDPATIYRWQRDGIAYSKVTVSVDTSDLAPGTYRIRHRGHWKSGWTGAIKSYQGVSRNFTVL; this is encoded by the coding sequence ATGAAAAAAACCATCCTCCGCAGCAAATGCATGGCGCTTGTCGCCCTCGTAATGCTGGTAAGCTGCGGGAAAAAGGACTCTGATGGAAGCCTGTTGCTTCCATTAACGGATAGCATTGCAGATACGCCCGAGGCGAATCTGCAGGCGATGTCGCTTCAAAGCGGCGAACCGCTCTACCTGATCGGAGCAGGTCTGTACGATATTACGGGCCCGGCCGCCGAAGTAGGTATGATGGGATTCGCCGAAACCGACCAGAAGACCGAAGGTATTTATATGCGACTGTGGTCGCGAGCCTTCGTTATCGGGGACGGTGCGAAGCGCGTCGTCTTCGTTTCGGCCGACCTTGGCATGATCTTTCAATCGGTGAAGCAGGGCGTATCCCGTAAGATCGCCGCCGATCCCGATCTTGCTCCTTATTATAACGAGGCGAACGTTCTTCTCTCGGCCACGCATACACACAGCGGCCCTGGCGGATATTCGCATTACTTCATGTATAACGTTACGACGATGGGCTTCATTCGTGAAAACTACGAAGTCATCGTCGACGGTATCTATCGGTCGATCAAGCTCGCCCATCAGAACGTCGCTCCGGGCCGCATCTTCGTGAATCAGGGCGATCTTGCAAACGCAAGCATGAATCGTTCGCCTATCGCCTATGAGAACAACCCCGCCTCTGAAAGGTCGCAGTATGCGTCGAACGTCGACACGAAGATGACGCTGCTTCGACTGCAAAGGCAGAACGGCACCGATATCGGCATGATCAACTGGTTTGCCGTGCATCCGACGAGCGTCGGGCCGACGAATAAGCTGATCGGCGGCGATAACAAGGGCCTCGCCTCCTATTTCTTTGAAAAGGACGGAGGAACGAGCTATACGGCCGATTCGACGTTTGTAGCCGCCTTTGCCCAGTCCAATGCCGGCGACGTATCGCCTAACCTCTGGGGCCCGGCCGACGGCGTTCATGATTACGAGCGCGAGAATATCATCGCCGACCGTCAGTACGATAAGGCCCGCGAGCTTTTTGATACGGCCACCGTACGCCTTGAAGGCCCGATCGACTTTCGTCACAAACACGTGAATATGTATAACACGTTTGTCGATAGCGTCGGCAAGTCGACCTGTAAGGCGGCCATGGGAGCTTCGTTCTCTGCCGGCTCCACCGAGGATAACGCCGTCTCGCTCGATCTTTTCGACGAAGGCGTAACGGTCGATTCCGTCGAGTGGAATGAGAATTCGCGCAACGCCTTTCTTCATAGTTTCCTGTCGGGCTTCCTGTCCATCGCCTGGCCTTCTACGCTTGATCCGGCCTATGTCGCCTGTCATGAAAAGAAGCCCATCCTGATTCCGACGGGAGAGGCGTCGTTTGACGGCAATCCGTGGACTCCGCCGATCATTCCGTTTCAGATCGTTCAGATCGGTCAGCTAAAAATCGCCGCCGTACCCGCCGAGATCACCACAATGGCCGGACGTCGTCTGCGAAACGCCGTGAAGCGCAATGCCGATGATATCGTCGTCGTCGCCGGGCTCTCAAACGCCTACACATCCTATGTAACGACGCCTGAAGAATACGCCCTGCAGCATTACGAAGGAGCGTCGACGCAGTTCGGACCGAACACGCTGCCCGCATACGAGCAGGAGTTCGCGAAGTTAGCCGACTCCCTCCAGGCCGGAACGTCCGTTTCGCCCGGTCCGGTGCCCCCCGATCTGACCGACTATCAGACGACTCTGCAAACGGGCGTCGTATTCGACGATGTGCCCTGGTTCAAGAACTTCGGCGATATCGTCGAGCAGCCCGCCACATCGTATAATCGCGGCGCCATCGCTAAAGCTGTCTTCTGGGGCGGACATCCGAAGAACGACCCGCTCATTCGAAGCAGCTACGGCGATATCGAGCGTCTTGTAAACGGGCAATGGATAACGGTGCTCCGCGATAACGATCCGGCGACGATCTATCGCTGGCAGCGCGACGGCATCGCCTATTCGAAGGTCACGGTCTCGGTCGATACGTCGGACCTTGCGCCGGGCACCTATCGCATCCGCCATCGCGGGCATTGGAAATCGGGATGGACGGGAGCGATCAAATCCTATCAGGGTGTGAGCCGCAACTTCACCGTTTTATAA
- a CDS encoding xylulokinase, with the protein MSDHRKKSPLVLAVDLGTSGCKTALVALGGKGDNGEIESASVIGFEFAPVELVLPPGGGCEQRPEDWWQAFLITAERLLKKQSHYREQIVAICCSTQGEGTVCVDEKGEVLGNAILWLDMRGAPYVEKLAGGWPSVSGYGAAKLWRWIRLTGGAPALSGKDPAAHMLLIKHEHPDLYRRTHKFLNVIDYMNLRLTGRAAATSDSILTSWVTDNRDPANIRYDDGLVKMSGIEKAKLPDIVKCTDVVGMLRADVAQQLKLPQLPVVAGSIDNTASALGSGCVDFGDAHLYIGTSSWIAAHVPKKKTDVFSSVAAVPCALDDRYLMTALQSSAGSNLSYLKDRILYHEDELLREEHVPDVYKILDRIAERTEAGSGGLIYMPWLYGERVPVEDRTLRAGLFNLSLEHNRSHIIRAFFEGVALNTRWMLTPVEKFLGKKLDRITIVGGGATSNVWCSIFADTLGISVRQLDQPVQANALGSAFMAGLALNLIKRSDISERTRIRATYQPDPDRRTVMNRSFETFLELHRRLAPVYHRIRGLKK; encoded by the coding sequence ATGTCGGATCACAGAAAGAAAAGTCCTCTTGTCCTGGCCGTCGATCTGGGCACCTCGGGCTGTAAAACGGCCCTTGTGGCGCTTGGCGGAAAGGGCGACAACGGCGAAATAGAATCGGCCAGCGTCATCGGCTTTGAATTCGCCCCGGTCGAGCTTGTTCTTCCGCCCGGCGGCGGCTGTGAGCAGCGTCCCGAGGACTGGTGGCAGGCCTTTTTGATCACGGCAGAGCGTCTTTTGAAGAAGCAGAGCCATTATCGCGAACAGATCGTCGCCATCTGCTGCTCGACGCAGGGTGAAGGCACCGTCTGCGTCGACGAAAAGGGAGAGGTCCTTGGCAACGCCATCCTCTGGCTCGACATGCGAGGCGCTCCCTATGTTGAAAAGCTGGCCGGCGGCTGGCCTTCCGTCTCGGGTTACGGGGCGGCGAAGCTCTGGCGCTGGATCCGACTGACCGGCGGAGCACCGGCACTGTCGGGCAAAGACCCGGCGGCGCATATGCTTCTTATCAAGCATGAGCATCCCGATCTCTATCGTCGCACTCATAAATTCCTGAACGTCATCGACTATATGAATCTGCGGTTAACGGGTCGGGCCGCCGCCACGTCCGACTCCATTCTCACCTCATGGGTGACGGATAACCGTGACCCCGCGAACATCCGCTACGACGACGGCCTTGTGAAGATGAGCGGCATCGAAAAAGCCAAGCTGCCCGACATCGTTAAATGCACGGATGTCGTGGGTATGCTTCGCGCCGACGTAGCGCAGCAGCTCAAGTTGCCGCAGCTTCCCGTCGTCGCCGGTTCGATCGATAACACCGCCTCGGCGCTCGGTTCGGGATGTGTGGATTTCGGCGATGCACATCTTTACATTGGAACATCTTCCTGGATCGCCGCCCATGTGCCGAAGAAAAAGACCGACGTCTTTTCGTCTGTGGCCGCCGTTCCCTGCGCCCTTGACGATCGCTATCTGATGACGGCGCTGCAATCGTCGGCCGGTTCTAACCTGAGCTATCTGAAAGATCGCATCCTCTATCATGAAGACGAGCTGCTGCGCGAAGAGCATGTGCCCGACGTCTATAAGATTCTCGATCGTATCGCCGAGCGCACCGAGGCAGGCAGCGGCGGTCTCATCTATATGCCCTGGCTGTACGGCGAACGCGTGCCCGTCGAAGATCGCACGCTGCGCGCCGGACTTTTCAATCTATCGCTCGAACATAATCGATCGCATATTATTCGCGCCTTTTTCGAAGGCGTCGCATTGAACACGCGGTGGATGCTAACCCCCGTCGAGAAATTTCTCGGCAAGAAGCTCGACCGCATCACCATCGTCGGCGGAGGAGCGACGTCGAACGTATGGTGCAGCATCTTCGCCGATACACTCGGCATTTCCGTGCGTCAGCTCGATCAGCCCGTGCAGGCGAATGCGCTCGGTTCGGCCTTTATGGCCGGACTTGCACTCAATCTTATCAAGCGCAGCGACATCTCCGAACGCACGCGCATCCGCGCCACATATCAGCCCGATCCCGACCGGCGTACCGTCATGAATCGTTCGTTTGAAACGTTTCTCGAACTGCACCGGCGGCTCGCCCCCGTCTATCATCGCATACGAGGTTTAAAGAAATGA
- a CDS encoding class II aldolase/adducin family protein — protein MKTATTKIAYAKERQSIVDLCIELSHIGFLAGVGGNVALRLSDSEFAVTPSAADYYTMKAEDICLLNIRTLERLDSDNSFTPSVESGLHAALLLRRPDLKASVHTHQPLASAAALLHRPIPLKGEDRALLGKEVALVNYGPSGSSLLVSALKKALRDDVNSYLLRNHGLVCAAPTLALGLDGVRRIEKASADFMLELIHANKTTALSPALLSHIEGLLKDALHA, from the coding sequence ATGAAAACAGCTACAACTAAGATCGCCTACGCGAAAGAGCGACAGTCCATCGTCGATCTCTGCATCGAACTCTCTCACATCGGATTCCTTGCCGGCGTCGGCGGTAACGTCGCCCTGCGCCTGTCGGATTCTGAATTCGCCGTCACGCCGTCAGCGGCCGATTATTACACGATGAAGGCCGAAGACATCTGTCTGCTCAATATTCGCACGCTTGAACGTCTCGATTCGGATAACTCCTTCACACCCTCAGTCGAAAGCGGGCTTCATGCAGCATTGCTTCTGCGTCGCCCCGATCTGAAGGCATCGGTGCACACGCATCAGCCGCTGGCCAGCGCCGCCGCTCTGCTGCACCGACCGATTCCGCTGAAAGGCGAGGATCGGGCGCTGCTCGGTAAAGAGGTCGCCCTTGTGAACTACGGTCCATCGGGCTCGTCTCTTCTCGTCTCGGCGCTGAAAAAAGCGCTTCGCGACGACGTGAACTCCTATCTGCTTCGTAATCATGGCCTTGTCTGCGCCGCTCCTACGCTTGCGCTCGGCCTGGACGGAGTGCGCCGCATCGAGAAGGCGTCGGCCGACTTCATGCTCGAACTGATCCACGCAAATAAAACGACGGCGCTCTCACCGGCTCTGCTCTCGCATATTGAGGGCCTTCTAAAAGACGCGCTGCACGCATAA
- a CDS encoding aspartate aminotransferase family protein → MKTLETPKRPKTETSQQEYAISEWHDTDAIHDKLKALLKQPPRAIRRDKMEQVLAYFEKKCRKSKAIADEAQRFIPGGVQHNLAFNHPFPIAIDEANGSFLKDVDGNRYIDFLQAGGPTLLGSNYAPVRKKIIELLETCGPVTGLLHEYEHKLAEEINRHMPGIEMFRMLGSGTEGVMAAIRLARGYTGKKKIIKVGGAYHGWSDQMVYGMRIPGTGRREATGIPGGSTAHTQECFPNDIGALRRMMMLNRLRGGTAAVIVEPLGPESGTRPIYKNYNAELRKLCDEFGALLIFDEVVTGFRLGMGGAQGYFGVNPDITVFGKCLTGGYPMAGGIGGRRDVMMLLAGGISAMGKRVFVGGTLSANPLSCAAGYYTIKEMARTNAAVKAGQAGDRLRKGLEDIVDRLGLPYVVYNQGSIVHLQTSAVLLMSMRNPIKVLKEAKDRKHLMEEMGAAYMSQGIITLAGSRIYTSMATTDRIVDDALDRFETVFKMV, encoded by the coding sequence ATGAAGACATTGGAAACACCGAAGAGACCGAAAACAGAAACCTCACAGCAGGAGTATGCCATCTCGGAGTGGCATGATACCGACGCAATCCACGATAAACTGAAGGCGCTATTAAAGCAGCCGCCACGCGCCATCCGCCGTGATAAAATGGAGCAGGTTCTCGCCTATTTCGAGAAGAAATGCCGCAAATCAAAGGCCATTGCCGACGAGGCGCAGCGCTTTATTCCCGGCGGCGTACAGCATAACCTTGCCTTCAACCATCCGTTTCCTATCGCCATCGACGAGGCGAACGGATCCTTCCTGAAAGACGTCGATGGCAACCGCTACATTGACTTCCTCCAGGCCGGAGGTCCCACCCTTCTCGGTTCGAACTACGCTCCGGTGCGCAAGAAGATCATCGAGCTGCTTGAAACCTGCGGCCCCGTCACCGGCCTTCTTCATGAATACGAGCATAAGCTCGCCGAAGAGATCAACCGTCACATGCCCGGCATCGAGATGTTTCGTATGCTCGGCTCGGGCACGGAAGGCGTCATGGCAGCCATCCGACTGGCAAGGGGTTATACAGGTAAAAAGAAGATCATCAAAGTCGGCGGCGCCTATCATGGATGGTCCGATCAGATGGTGTATGGCATGCGCATTCCAGGAACGGGCCGACGTGAGGCGACGGGAATTCCGGGCGGCTCAACCGCTCATACGCAGGAATGCTTTCCGAACGATATCGGCGCCCTGCGTCGCATGATGATGCTGAACCGTCTGCGCGGCGGGACGGCGGCCGTCATCGTCGAGCCGCTCGGTCCGGAAAGCGGCACACGCCCCATCTACAAAAACTACAACGCCGAACTGCGCAAACTCTGCGACGAATTCGGCGCCCTGCTGATCTTCGACGAAGTCGTAACAGGCTTTCGTCTGGGCATGGGCGGCGCTCAGGGTTATTTTGGCGTTAACCCCGACATCACGGTTTTTGGAAAATGCCTGACCGGAGGGTATCCGATGGCCGGCGGCATCGGCGGACGTCGCGACGTTATGATGCTTCTTGCCGGCGGTATCAGCGCCATGGGCAAGCGCGTCTTTGTCGGCGGCACGCTTTCGGCCAATCCGCTTTCCTGCGCGGCGGGCTATTACACGATTAAAGAGATGGCTCGTACAAACGCCGCCGTTAAGGCGGGCCAGGCCGGGGATCGTCTGAGAAAAGGGCTGGAAGATATCGTCGACCGCCTGGGCCTCCCCTATGTCGTGTATAACCAGGGATCGATCGTGCATCTGCAAACGTCGGCCGTGCTGCTCATGAGCATGCGCAATCCGATCAAGGTGCTGAAAGAAGCGAAAGACCGCAAGCATCTCATGGAAGAGATGGGAGCGGCCTATATGTCTCAGGGCATCATCACGCTGGCCGGAAGCCGCATCTATACGAGCATGGCGACGACCGATCGCATCGTCGACGACGCCCTCGATCGCTTTGAAACCGTCTTCAAGATGGTCTGA
- a CDS encoding class II aldolase/adducin family protein, translated as MKKHNPHEADWMHAAERLLEKSIVKAGSDEAMSLRLPGEAKMLGGTFNKKLSIVDLNGAERTEDAGAFPASHLHAAIYRARPDVGAILFSRQDWGSSLNQGTEPMPGIFDEQVRQLGRSVAQLKGVPQQISTFRGNLGSATLSQLKAGEQIFLVSGGLLILGHTVERVVFNAELVEKCAKAYLIARATGLSVKKVPLYVRIIANMRLHKDQKRSAASYAAGEIPAGFKAY; from the coding sequence ATGAAAAAGCACAATCCACACGAAGCGGACTGGATGCATGCAGCGGAGCGGCTGCTTGAGAAGTCCATAGTCAAAGCCGGATCAGACGAGGCGATGTCGCTTCGCCTGCCCGGCGAGGCGAAGATGCTCGGCGGCACGTTTAACAAAAAGCTGTCGATCGTCGACCTGAACGGCGCAGAACGAACCGAAGATGCGGGGGCCTTCCCGGCCTCTCATCTGCATGCGGCCATCTATCGCGCACGGCCCGACGTCGGCGCCATCTTATTCAGCCGTCAGGACTGGGGCTCGTCGCTGAATCAGGGCACCGAACCGATGCCGGGCATCTTCGACGAGCAGGTACGACAGCTCGGTCGCTCCGTCGCACAGTTAAAAGGCGTGCCGCAGCAGATATCGACCTTTCGCGGCAACCTCGGCTCGGCGACGCTCTCGCAACTCAAGGCCGGCGAGCAGATCTTTCTCGTTTCGGGCGGCCTCTTGATCCTCGGGCATACGGTAGAACGGGTCGTCTTTAACGCCGAACTGGTCGAGAAATGCGCGAAGGCCTATCTGATCGCCCGTGCAACAGGGTTATCCGTGAAGAAGGTTCCGCTGTACGTGCGCATCATCGCCAACATGCGTCTGCACAAAGACCAGAAGCGATCGGCGGCCTCGTATGCGGCCGGCGAGATACCGGCAGGTTTCAAGGCTTATTGA
- a CDS encoding MFS transporter yields MQHRKWIVLGAFMGVAAVSQMLWLNFAPVQTLIMERYGVSEFMAGFLTFCFPLLYVFFSMPAGAMTDRRGYRFTIGWSSVLMAVGAVIRIYEASFYALLIGQLAIAVAQPYVMNGITKLAADWFPEDEQAAATGLGTAGMFIGMAAGMATSAPLTEAYGLGGAMLIFAVISIVAAAFFLLFAKENGQEMTLEQRAKTSRIAGLTAMEEFKHLIKDRSLTLIFILSFLALGFFNGLATWLEGILGENGVEPTDAGLVGGAMIIGGIVGSIIIPAISDKIQRRKPFLIFCGLAGAALAYPLCTSSNLTLLYSLGALLGVLFLPGYALLLAMSEEMAGKERAGGAAGLLMLAGNGGGVVVSLLMEALHNDSWSTPILLLMAVMALIVVLAFFAPESAAAHRSELRT; encoded by the coding sequence ATGCAACATAGAAAATGGATCGTACTCGGCGCCTTCATGGGCGTCGCCGCCGTCAGTCAGATGCTCTGGCTGAACTTCGCTCCCGTACAGACGCTGATCATGGAACGCTACGGCGTCTCGGAATTCATGGCCGGCTTTCTCACCTTCTGCTTCCCGCTTCTTTACGTCTTCTTCTCCATGCCGGCCGGAGCCATGACGGACCGTCGCGGCTATCGCTTCACTATCGGCTGGAGCTCCGTACTCATGGCCGTCGGCGCCGTCATCCGCATCTATGAGGCGTCGTTTTATGCCCTGTTAATCGGACAGCTTGCCATCGCCGTCGCACAGCCCTACGTGATGAACGGCATCACGAAGTTAGCCGCCGACTGGTTTCCCGAAGACGAACAGGCCGCCGCCACCGGGCTCGGCACGGCCGGTATGTTCATCGGTATGGCCGCCGGCATGGCGACGTCGGCTCCTCTAACAGAGGCTTACGGCCTCGGCGGGGCGATGCTGATCTTCGCCGTAATCAGTATCGTAGCCGCCGCCTTCTTTCTGCTTTTCGCGAAAGAGAACGGACAGGAGATGACGCTGGAGCAGAGAGCGAAGACGTCCCGGATTGCCGGGCTGACCGCAATGGAGGAATTCAAGCATCTGATCAAGGATCGATCGCTGACGCTGATCTTTATTCTCTCGTTTCTGGCGCTGGGCTTCTTCAACGGACTGGCCACCTGGCTTGAAGGCATCCTTGGCGAAAACGGCGTTGAGCCTACAGACGCCGGACTTGTCGGCGGCGCCATGATCATCGGCGGTATCGTCGGTTCGATCATCATCCCCGCTATCTCTGATAAGATACAACGTCGCAAGCCGTTCCTGATCTTCTGCGGCCTCGCCGGCGCTGCGCTTGCGTATCCGCTCTGCACGTCGTCTAACCTGACGCTGCTCTATTCGCTCGGGGCGCTTCTGGGCGTCCTCTTTCTTCCCGGATACGCCCTGCTGCTTGCCATGTCCGAGGAGATGGCCGGTAAGGAACGGGCAGGCGGCGCGGCGGGTCTGCTCATGCTTGCCGGGAACGGCGGCGGTGTCGTCGTCTCTCTCCTGATGGAGGCTCTGCATAACGATAGCTGGTCGACGCCCATTCTGCTTCTCATGGCGGTGATGGCCCTGATCGTCGTGCTCGCTTTTTTTGCTCCGGAAAGCGCTGCAGCCCACAGGTCGGAACTCCGAACTTGA
- a CDS encoding sensor histidine kinase, translating into MRPALLWLTGLLWLPALSAEPHILRTIYAVNVRRFFRLAIVMTVVHAIHVAAFALKDVTGADARVLLWRDGIIYSHALLALVTLIFALLCRPGRRQSDAEASAYSTFAVALYLTFGAVVAAIDQLVTPAVTPFLVASLGIGATVLLPPLRSFPLFVGAIALVAIAAGYTQESPEKLLSLRVNALSMGLIGAGLNWALFSGKVRELRHLHTIEQQREDLALKNRALVRMNEARDRFLAIIAHDLRGPVGSQADAIDVLANEYGDMNDEERRSMLQSLQRSSRRSYELLEELLKWARSQTGRIPFRPETFSLTELIRETIDLVSDRARKKDIQVSLEVAGDPEVFADRSMIHSVLGNLIGNAIKFTPHHGCVTVIVESADDFHTVSVVDSGIGVPREQQDRLFQEGEPVRTTGTDGERGTGLGLVLSKQFVERNGGHIGVESMPFSGSRFYFTVQSARQRAQGVSSE; encoded by the coding sequence ATGCGACCCGCGCTCCTATGGCTAACCGGGCTTCTGTGGCTTCCGGCGCTTTCCGCAGAACCGCACATTCTGCGGACCATCTATGCCGTAAACGTGCGACGGTTTTTCCGTCTGGCCATCGTGATGACGGTCGTGCATGCCATTCACGTCGCCGCCTTCGCTCTGAAAGACGTTACCGGCGCCGACGCAAGGGTGCTTCTGTGGCGGGATGGCATCATCTACTCGCATGCTCTGCTCGCTCTCGTCACGCTCATCTTTGCGCTGCTCTGTCGTCCGGGCCGTCGGCAATCCGACGCGGAGGCATCGGCCTATTCTACGTTCGCCGTCGCCCTTTATCTAACGTTCGGAGCCGTCGTCGCCGCCATCGACCAGCTTGTAACGCCGGCAGTCACGCCGTTTCTTGTCGCCTCTCTCGGCATCGGCGCGACGGTTCTTCTGCCGCCTTTGCGCAGCTTCCCGCTTTTCGTCGGAGCCATCGCACTCGTCGCTATCGCGGCGGGTTATACACAGGAATCGCCCGAGAAGCTGCTGTCGCTGCGCGTCAATGCGCTTTCGATGGGGCTGATCGGCGCCGGGCTGAACTGGGCTCTTTTCTCGGGCAAGGTGCGCGAGCTGCGGCATCTGCATACGATCGAACAGCAGAGAGAGGATCTCGCTTTAAAAAACCGAGCCCTTGTGCGCATGAACGAGGCGCGCGATCGCTTTCTGGCCATTATCGCTCACGATCTGCGCGGACCGGTCGGCAGCCAGGCCGACGCCATCGACGTACTTGCAAACGAATACGGCGATATGAACGACGAGGAGCGGCGCAGCATGCTTCAGTCGCTGCAACGTTCCTCGAGAAGAAGCTACGAACTTCTGGAAGAGCTTCTGAAATGGGCCCGTTCGCAGACCGGTCGCATCCCTTTCCGGCCCGAGACCTTTTCGTTAACCGAGTTGATTCGCGAAACGATCGATCTTGTATCAGACAGAGCAAGGAAGAAAGATATTCAGGTCTCTCTCGAAGTCGCCGGCGATCCCGAGGTCTTCGCCGATCGATCCATGATTCATTCCGTTCTCGGGAATCTGATCGGCAACGCCATCAAATTCACGCCGCATCATGGATGCGTGACCGTCATCGTCGAAAGCGCCGATGATTTTCATACCGTAAGCGTCGTCGATTCCGGCATCGGAGTTCCGCGCGAACAACAGGATCGTCTCTTTCAGGAAGGCGAACCCGTACGCACGACGGGCACCGACGGCGAACGCGGCACGGGCCTGGGACTTGTGCTGAGCAAGCAGTTCGTCGAGCGCAACGGCGGCCATATCGGCGTTGAAAGTATGCCCTTCTCGGGCAGCCGCTTTTATTTTACGGTGCAATCTGCGCGGCAGAGAGCTCAGGGCGTTTCAAGCGAGTGA
- a CDS encoding GDYXXLXY domain-containing protein, translating into MDLTARPGRILLAISVLIPVIVLGFVAFQKARIYAQGVEVRFPIDGYDPRDIIAGHYLIYRVDYGTDAVCAENDMPARYGASAGDPVCLCLTDVSEVPPANYEYTCEEKPDSDCVAVLKGRCERGRFTAGLERYYINEGKAEELDRIVRQGNSRIVVKIDRSGEALVHSLETP; encoded by the coding sequence ATGGATCTGACAGCGCGCCCCGGACGGATCCTGCTTGCAATATCCGTTCTAATACCCGTTATCGTTCTCGGCTTCGTCGCCTTTCAGAAGGCCCGCATTTATGCGCAGGGCGTCGAAGTACGATTCCCTATCGACGGCTATGATCCGCGCGATATCATCGCCGGCCATTATCTCATCTATAGAGTGGATTACGGGACGGACGCCGTCTGCGCCGAAAACGACATGCCGGCTCGCTACGGAGCGTCGGCCGGCGATCCGGTCTGTCTCTGTTTAACCGATGTGAGCGAAGTGCCGCCCGCAAATTACGAATACACCTGTGAAGAGAAGCCCGATAGCGATTGTGTGGCCGTCTTAAAAGGCCGCTGCGAACGGGGTCGCTTCACCGCCGGTCTGGAACGTTATTATATCAACGAAGGCAAGGCCGAAGAGCTCGATCGCATCGTGCGTCAGGGCAACAGTCGTATCGTCGTGAAAATCGATCGAAGCGGAGAGGCGCTCGTTCACTCGCTTGAAACGCCCTGA
- a CDS encoding DUF2157 domain-containing protein, protein MKLAERLSRWQKAGLITEDQAQKILDYEQGSRPSYALYGFLGLGALAIAIGIVSLIAFNWDEISDAIKLGADFSLLAIVGAIILFTAMTGRQALSQIAVVIFFGLILGSIGLISQIFHTGGELYEALLLWTSVTLPLVLVLGGRLPLHLWFAGLLAMTMDYLIHTDDDFLILFAVTPALFATIALLSRFHGHFDVHRTAAIPWAGALYAAGTIAASFFVGEKSLPESSSESFLYTALLVSSLLTIGLSFVAPGLTKKQSVFFSVAVALYTLFLSPQFLLLDSDFLAAVLFIAVWLFFAFFALATEHRRLFELCLVGIGIRFLVVYFQVLGDLAATGFGLIVSGFMILGAVWLYIKIREPLMRGISRWI, encoded by the coding sequence ATGAAACTGGCAGAGCGACTGAGTCGATGGCAGAAGGCCGGCCTGATCACAGAGGATCAGGCGCAGAAGATTCTGGATTACGAACAGGGCAGCCGCCCGTCGTATGCGCTGTATGGCTTTCTCGGCCTCGGCGCCCTTGCCATCGCTATCGGCATCGTGTCGCTGATCGCCTTCAACTGGGATGAGATATCCGACGCAATAAAGTTAGGCGCCGATTTCTCGCTGCTTGCGATCGTCGGGGCCATCATCCTCTTTACGGCGATGACGGGGCGCCAGGCGCTTTCGCAGATCGCCGTCGTCATCTTCTTCGGATTGATCCTCGGCAGCATCGGTCTCATCAGTCAGATCTTTCACACAGGCGGAGAGCTCTATGAGGCGCTGCTTTTGTGGACGAGCGTCACGCTTCCGCTTGTGCTGGTTCTTGGCGGACGCCTTCCCTTGCATCTGTGGTTTGCCGGCCTTCTTGCCATGACGATGGATTATCTGATCCACACGGACGACGATTTCCTGATTCTCTTCGCCGTTACGCCCGCTCTTTTCGCTACGATCGCTCTGCTCTCTCGCTTTCACGGCCACTTCGACGTGCACCGAACTGCGGCCATCCCCTGGGCGGGCGCTCTGTATGCGGCCGGAACGATCGCCGCCTCTTTCTTCGTCGGCGAGAAATCGTTACCCGAATCGAGCTCAGAGTCGTTTCTTTATACGGCTCTTCTTGTGTCGTCGCTACTGACGATCGGCCTGTCCTTCGTCGCACCGGGTCTTACAAAAAAGCAGTCGGTCTTTTTCAGCGTCGCCGTCGCCCTCTACACGCTTTTTCTTTCACCGCAGTTTTTGCTGCTTGATTCCGACTTCCTGGCGGCCGTTCTTTTTATCGCAGTCTGGCTCTTCTTTGCATTCTTCGCCCTGGCGACCGAGCATCGCCGCCTTTTCGAGCTCTGCCTCGTCGGCATAGGCATACGCTTCCTGGTCGTTTATTTTCAGGTGCTGGGGGATCTGGCGGCGACGGGCTTCGGCCTGATCGTGTCGGGATTTATGATCCTCGGCGCCGTATGGTTATACATCAAGATACGAGAACCGCTAATGAGAGGAATCAGCCGATGGATCTGA